In one Melopsittacus undulatus isolate bMelUnd1 chromosome 4, bMelUnd1.mat.Z, whole genome shotgun sequence genomic region, the following are encoded:
- the SAAL1 gene encoding protein SAAL1 — protein MNRNPSPPSSEVEEEEDAVGNTVYSKHWLFSILTRLIEVISPEKTEPIASPEGIQMELDEEMENDICKVWDMSMDEDVALFLQEFNAPDIFMGIFAKSKCPRLTEICVGILGNMACFQDICMSISKDENLGQVLLQRLCDTDSPTLLETSRLLLTCLSQPEVANIWVERIRENPSVCDCVCFIMSSSTNVELLVKVGEVVDKLFDLDEELMLNWIKNGTCPSVGPSVDDSPEELPDFKIVPCILEAAKQVRSDNPEGLDVYMHILQLLTTVDEGIQAIVQAPDGGKETWSLLYDLVCHDLCQPDDPPIIVQEQKTVLASILSVLSAMFASQTEQEYTKMRKNMPLIGSLIRILQYMEGCGKRAGDSSKESEQEETGTADVNDKDFHLKILKDICCELLSNMLQELTKENTLEGLHQGHLNEEACSCAFQNLLPLYFASVESFLEVLREADQTLADNLEKRFPSLKVHS, from the exons ATGAACCGTAACCCCTCGCCACCTTCCAGCGaggtggaagaggaggaggacgCGGTGGGAAATACGGTGTACAGCAAACACTGGCTGTTCAGCATCCTCACCCGCCTCATCGAG GTCATTAGCCCTGAGAAGACAGAGCCCATCGCGAGTCCCGAGGGAATCCAGATGGAGCTGGACGAGGAGATGGAGAATGACATTTGTAAAGTGTGGGACATGTCGATGGATGAG GATGTCGCTTTATTTCTTCAGGAATTCAATGCCCCAGATATATTCATGGGAATTTTTGCCAAGTCAAAATGCCCTCGCCTTACT gaAATCTGTGTGGGAATATTAGGAAATATGGCCTGTTTCCAAGACATATGCATGTCCATTAGTAAAGATGAGAATCTTGG ccAGGTGCTACTGCAGCGTTTGTGTGACACAGACTCCCCAACTCTTCTGGAAACAAGCAG GTTGTTGTTGACTTGCCTCTCCCAGCCTGAGGTGGCCAATATCTGGGTTGAGAGAATCCGAGAGAACCCttctgtgtgtgactgtgtgtgcTTTATCATGTCCAGCTCTACAAATG TTGAATTGCTGGTAAAAGTAGGAGAAGTGGTGGACAAACTCTTTGATCTAGATGAGGAGCTAATGTTGAACTGGATTAAAAATGGCACTTGTCCATCTGTGGGACCATCTGTAGATGATTCCCCTGAAGAACTTCCAGATTTTAAGATTGTGCCTTGTATACTTGAAGCAGCCAAACAAGTCCG ATCAGATAATCCGGAAGGACTTGATGTTTATATGCATATTTTGCAGCTCCTGACCACGGTGGATGAGGGTATTCAGGCTATTG tGCAGGCTCCTGATGGAGGAAAAGAGACTTGGAGTTTGCTGTATGACCTTGTTTGCCATGACCTTTGCCAGCCAGATGATCCACCGATCATCGTGCAGGAGCAGAAGACTGTATTGGCCTCTATTTTGTCTGTGCTGTCTGCTATGTTTGCTTCACAGACAGAGCAAGAATACACCAAGATGAGGAAAA ATATGCCTCTGATTGGCAGCTTGATTCGTATCTTACAATACATGGAGGGCTGTGGGAAGAGAGCTGGTGATAGCTCAAAGGAGTCTGAACAAGAAGAGACTGGAACAGCTGATGTAAATGACAaagatttccatttaaaaattttGAAGGATATTTGCTGTGAATTACTTTCCAATATGCTTCAAGAATTGACCAAG gaaaataCGTTAGAAGGACTACACCAGGGGCATTTAAATGAGGAGGCATGTTCCTGTGCATTTCAGAACCTCTTACCTCTGTATTTTGCATCA GTGGAGAGTTTCCTTGAAGTTCTGCGTGAGGCTGATCAGACACTTGCTGATAATCTAGAAAAACGTTTCCCAAGCCTGAAGGTTCACTCCTAA
- the LOC101868847 gene encoding serum amyloid A protein-like produces the protein MRLCVCFVLLSIILCASADSAIARGGRFVWDALGGAKDMYRAYQDMREANYKGADKYFHARGNYDAARRGPGGAWAAKVISDAREKWQSDVSGRGAEDTRADQEANEWGRNGGDPNRYRPAGLPSKY, from the exons ATGAGGCTCTGTGTCTGCTTCGTTCTGCTCTCCATTATCCTCTGTGCAAGTGCTGACTCAGCAATAGCCCGAGGTGGACGATTTgtctgggatgcactgggag gGGCAAAGGATATGTACAGAGCATACCAGGACATGCGTGAGGCAAATTACAAAGGTGCTGACAAGTATTTCCATGCTCGTGGGAATTATGATGCCGCCAGAAGAGGACCTGGTGGTGCCTGGGCAGCGAAAGTGATCAG CGATGCCCGGGAGAAGTGGCAAAGCGATGTGAGTGGCAGAGGCGCAGAAGACACCCGAGCTGACCAGGAGGCCAACGAGTGGGGTAGAAATGGTGGTGATCCCAACCGCTACAGACCTGCTGGCCTTCCCAGCAAATACTAA